In Geothermobacter ehrlichii, a single window of DNA contains:
- a CDS encoding InlB B-repeat-containing protein — MRKSRISFTFRLAALLIGTVMALPVAALAGSFSLCAGEGTVTMPDGKVISVWGFAQGGATGGVCDNPVSVPGPEIRDNAGGTLSIILTNTLAVPVSIMIPGLVPDAADVTPTWIDASGNVVAKNQQFRPADVTSRARSFVKEVDPGTSATYTWPAPRNGTFLYESGTHPQVQVQMGLYGALIYESTPGTAYAGIGNDARTVTYDADQVLLFSEFDVETHEAVAGGNYGPGGAMTSTIDYEPDYYLINGQPYAPSRAPMNIAAIAGQTVLLRLLNAGLDNVVPTVQGAGYLAQQAEDGFGYPYARSEYSVDLPAGKTVDATFTAPASGYIAVYDRRLNLAWKGGGAKSGGQLVYLGFGTEDAILNVTKVPAPTGTLGDGTVKVASMPGGFDCPVGQTACSASYVDGTMIRLTAQAVPGSAFKGWSGACSGFDDCVVTLSNAVATDVSAIFKQFTKVKVMTHNTAGIKLTAGDGTVIHVGAPANAVYYRYLYSTNNGATWKRITRKVTDSHVAWLIPDLPAKATQARIRVDVYDASKTTLIASDVNNQPMIIKVVKLLTPKPGDTLVGGGSIDFVWSTHTTTKVGAVKLQYRKRVGKPWVDIVTLNGNPGSYTWSGIPTVVIPKTDTSVRVRLYDTNGNLIDGDQPDGFLNYN; from the coding sequence ATGAGAAAGAGCAGGATTTCCTTCACCTTCAGGCTGGCCGCACTTCTGATCGGGACTGTTATGGCTCTGCCGGTGGCGGCTTTGGCAGGAAGCTTCAGCCTCTGTGCTGGCGAGGGTACGGTCACCATGCCCGATGGCAAGGTCATCTCCGTCTGGGGGTTTGCCCAGGGAGGAGCGACCGGTGGTGTCTGTGACAATCCGGTTTCCGTGCCGGGGCCGGAAATTCGCGACAACGCCGGTGGTACCCTGTCCATCATCCTGACCAACACCCTGGCGGTTCCGGTATCGATCATGATTCCCGGGCTTGTGCCGGATGCTGCCGACGTGACACCGACATGGATCGATGCCAGTGGTAACGTGGTTGCCAAAAACCAGCAGTTTCGACCGGCCGACGTGACCAGCCGGGCCAGATCCTTCGTCAAGGAAGTTGATCCGGGAACGTCGGCTACCTATACCTGGCCTGCGCCACGCAATGGTACTTTTCTCTACGAGAGCGGTACCCATCCTCAGGTTCAGGTGCAGATGGGGCTTTACGGGGCACTGATCTATGAATCCACTCCGGGGACGGCCTACGCCGGTATCGGTAATGATGCCCGGACTGTCACCTATGACGCCGACCAGGTCCTGCTGTTCAGCGAATTCGACGTGGAAACCCACGAAGCCGTGGCCGGCGGCAACTATGGTCCCGGCGGCGCCATGACCAGCACCATCGATTACGAGCCCGACTACTATCTGATCAACGGCCAGCCCTACGCACCTTCACGGGCGCCAATGAACATTGCCGCCATCGCTGGCCAGACTGTTTTGCTGCGGCTGCTCAACGCCGGTCTCGACAATGTCGTGCCGACGGTGCAGGGGGCTGGCTACCTTGCCCAGCAGGCCGAAGACGGTTTCGGCTATCCTTATGCCCGCTCCGAATATTCTGTCGACCTGCCGGCGGGCAAGACCGTTGATGCCACCTTCACAGCTCCGGCGTCCGGCTATATTGCTGTCTACGACCGCAGGCTGAATCTGGCCTGGAAAGGCGGTGGGGCCAAATCGGGCGGCCAGCTGGTCTATCTTGGGTTTGGAACCGAGGATGCGATCCTCAATGTCACCAAGGTGCCTGCCCCCACTGGCACTCTGGGTGATGGCACCGTCAAGGTCGCCAGTATGCCCGGCGGTTTCGACTGCCCGGTGGGGCAGACCGCCTGCAGTGCCAGCTACGTCGACGGTACCATGATCCGCCTGACTGCCCAGGCCGTGCCGGGATCCGCCTTCAAGGGCTGGTCCGGTGCCTGCAGCGGCTTTGACGACTGTGTCGTTACCCTGAGCAATGCTGTGGCAACCGATGTTAGTGCCATCTTCAAGCAGTTCACTAAGGTCAAGGTAATGACCCACAATACTGCCGGAATCAAGCTGACCGCAGGTGACGGAACCGTCATTCACGTCGGTGCTCCGGCCAATGCCGTCTATTACCGCTACCTCTACTCCACCAACAACGGTGCAACCTGGAAGCGTATCACCCGCAAGGTCACCGACAGCCATGTTGCCTGGCTGATTCCAGATTTGCCAGCCAAGGCCACCCAGGCGCGCATCAGGGTCGATGTCTACGACGCCAGCAAGACCACACTGATCGCGAGTGATGTCAATAATCAGCCAATGATCATTAAGGTGGTCAAACTGCTCACGCCAAAGCCGGGCGACACCCTGGTCGGCGGTGGTTCGATCGACTTCGTCTGGTCGACCCATACCACCACCAAGGTCGGAGCCGTCAAGCTGCAGTATCGCAAGCGGGTCGGCAAGCCTTGGGTCGATATTGTCACCCTGAATGGCAACCCCGGGTCCTACACCTGGTCGGGGATACCGACCGTGGTTATCCCCAAGACCGACACCTCGGTGCGGGTGCGCCTCTACGACACCAACGGCAACCTGATTGATGGTGACCAGCCGGACGGCTTTCTCAATTACAACTGA
- a CDS encoding multicopper oxidase family protein, giving the protein MKRTIRRSPFRILVPVLLMILTGVGSASAFISGDRGTTFNLTAKHGHITTGDGGSIPMWGFALDSRPMQYPGPTLIVNEGATITVNLTNQLPEPVSIVFPGQDVTASGGIPGTLTREAPPGGSVTYTFVSSAPGTFTYYSGTHVDFQVEMGLLGALIIRPSGFNEANPATYTAYGDAGSAYDYEYLFLLTDMDPRFHELYEFNKLFEVDTTNFKPAYWFINGRTGPDTLAPANAPWLPAQPFDALARMHPGDRVLIRMIGAGRDLHPFHTHGNNYLVIAKDGKRLLNGTTELGWSDFTQTVVPGKTADGIFTWTGAGMGWDIYGHQQDIDNPPTGNFPNSEDVDHNGNGIFDSVAAEPNEDPADHGLPFPVTMPDQLDLTFGQFFSGSPYLGAMGALPPGEGGFNAFGGYFYMWHSHNEKELTNNDIFPGGMLTMMIVEHPGVFIPHYENEPAP; this is encoded by the coding sequence ATGAAAAGAACGATCCGAAGATCTCCGTTCCGGATTCTGGTGCCGGTTCTGCTCATGATTCTGACAGGGGTTGGTTCGGCATCGGCCTTCATCTCCGGTGACAGGGGAACGACTTTCAACCTGACGGCGAAGCATGGCCACATCACGACCGGTGATGGCGGCAGCATCCCCATGTGGGGCTTCGCCCTCGACAGCCGGCCGATGCAGTATCCCGGCCCGACCCTGATTGTCAATGAAGGCGCCACCATAACCGTGAACCTGACCAACCAGCTGCCGGAACCGGTTTCCATCGTCTTTCCCGGTCAGGATGTGACGGCCAGCGGCGGGATTCCCGGAACTCTGACCCGGGAGGCTCCTCCCGGTGGCAGCGTCACCTATACGTTCGTATCCAGCGCCCCCGGGACTTTCACCTATTACAGCGGTACCCACGTCGATTTCCAGGTGGAAATGGGGCTCCTCGGGGCCCTGATCATCCGTCCGTCCGGTTTCAATGAGGCCAATCCCGCGACCTACACCGCCTACGGCGATGCCGGCAGCGCCTACGACTACGAGTACCTCTTTCTGCTGACCGACATGGATCCGCGGTTTCATGAACTCTACGAGTTCAACAAGTTGTTCGAGGTTGACACGACCAATTTCAAGCCGGCCTACTGGTTCATCAACGGGCGTACCGGCCCGGATACGCTGGCACCGGCCAATGCTCCATGGTTGCCGGCCCAACCCTTCGATGCCCTGGCGCGCATGCATCCCGGAGACCGGGTGCTGATCCGCATGATCGGCGCCGGTCGTGACCTGCATCCCTTCCATACCCACGGCAACAACTATCTGGTGATTGCCAAGGACGGAAAACGTCTGTTGAACGGAACCACCGAGCTGGGCTGGTCCGACTTTACCCAGACGGTGGTTCCCGGCAAGACGGCTGACGGCATTTTTACCTGGACGGGGGCCGGCATGGGCTGGGATATCTACGGCCACCAGCAGGATATTGACAACCCGCCGACGGGGAATTTTCCAAACAGCGAAGATGTCGATCACAACGGCAACGGCATTTTTGACAGTGTTGCCGCGGAACCGAACGAAGATCCGGCGGACCATGGCCTGCCTTTCCCGGTGACCATGCCCGACCAGCTCGACCTGACCTTCGGCCAGTTCTTCAGCGGCAGCCCCTATCTTGGTGCCATGGGAGCGCTACCACCGGGTGAAGGTGGCTTCAACGCCTTTGGCGGCTACTTCTACATGTGGCATTCCCACAACGAAAAGGAGCTGACCAACAACGATATCTTTCCCGGCGGAATGCTGACCATGATGATCGTGGAGCATCCGGGGGTTTTTATCCCTCATTACGAAAATGAGCCAGCACCCTGA
- a CDS encoding multicopper oxidase domain-containing protein translates to MRTRCRYLLMLLVTWLVLAFAAPVTAKVYFQCPGYDPASDSDINGDGLLRADDGEISNPLYSNQVCLHLVAGDGFSTMADVADTSMYIFGFHNVTGLSDDQVMNTWDGGGGVLAANWPAPTLKFKQGDYVYLTLTNVGMMMRPDLFDPHTVHWHGFPNASAIFDGVPDNSISINMGSSLTYFYHAVEAGTFVYHCHVEATEHMQMGMLGNLYVTPSMGANYVYNDADTQFTLRRDYPIQIQAFDPRFHEQHISVQPLPFADMKDTFPMLNGRGYPDTINSGNIANELGYDAQDIPSLIEAVPGDTILIRFSSLSTTSFHTLATTGIPMKVVGKGARVFKGGGVPTGVNIFYQTTSVTLGGGETVDVLVDTTGIPEGTYFLYTTNLNHLSNDTEDYGGMMTEIRVQTGL, encoded by the coding sequence ATGCGCACGAGATGCAGGTACCTTCTGATGCTGCTGGTGACATGGCTGGTGCTGGCATTTGCCGCCCCTGTCACGGCCAAGGTTTACTTCCAGTGCCCGGGGTACGACCCCGCAAGTGACAGTGATATCAATGGTGACGGGCTGCTCAGGGCGGATGATGGAGAGATCTCCAATCCCCTTTACAGCAACCAGGTCTGTCTCCACCTTGTCGCTGGTGACGGTTTTTCCACCATGGCCGATGTCGCCGATACCTCGATGTACATCTTTGGTTTTCACAACGTCACCGGTCTGTCCGATGACCAGGTCATGAATACCTGGGATGGTGGTGGTGGCGTGCTGGCCGCCAACTGGCCGGCCCCGACCCTGAAGTTCAAGCAGGGGGATTACGTCTACCTGACCCTGACCAACGTCGGCATGATGATGCGGCCCGACCTGTTCGATCCCCATACGGTTCACTGGCATGGCTTCCCCAATGCCTCGGCCATTTTCGATGGTGTGCCCGACAACTCCATTTCCATCAACATGGGATCGAGTCTCACCTATTTCTACCATGCGGTCGAGGCGGGAACCTTCGTCTATCACTGTCATGTCGAGGCGACCGAGCACATGCAGATGGGCATGTTGGGCAACCTCTACGTCACCCCGTCCATGGGTGCCAATTACGTCTACAACGACGCCGACACCCAGTTTACCCTCAGACGGGACTATCCGATCCAGATCCAAGCCTTCGATCCCCGCTTCCACGAGCAGCATATTTCGGTGCAGCCTCTGCCCTTCGCCGACATGAAAGACACCTTTCCCATGCTCAACGGGCGGGGTTATCCGGACACCATCAATTCCGGCAATATCGCCAACGAACTCGGATATGACGCCCAGGACATACCTTCCCTGATCGAGGCGGTTCCCGGAGATACGATCCTGATCCGTTTTTCCAGCCTGTCGACAACGTCTTTCCATACCCTGGCGACGACCGGGATTCCGATGAAGGTCGTCGGCAAAGGAGCCCGCGTTTTCAAGGGGGGAGGCGTTCCGACGGGTGTGAATATTTTCTACCAGACCACGTCCGTTACCCTGGGAGGAGGAGAGACGGTTGACGTTCTGGTCGACACGACCGGCATCCCCGAAGGGACCTATTTTCTCTACACGACCAATCTCAACCATCTGAGTAACGACACCGAGGATTACGGAGGGATGATGACCGAAATCCGGGTGCAGACAGGGCTCTAG
- a CDS encoding right-handed parallel beta-helix repeat-containing protein: MRSKTMLASGNVLKEVSWRWLIFVVLLGCLGWAGPSLAFTVTVVDGNGTAITGGFRWLVEADNTNQTPAGVSTAFSSGLDIHKSYTPVVAQGESATSTADIGVPDGRYVISVRPFDGYTMGGTLVASGQTDVKVVVHRLPIPTTQISVLVFQDHGPINNAPDLNVDEPGLAGFSIQVHDMAGLVMQDAFGNPLGTDYDLACIDAGNDPSACVTTLGNGALQTDASGEVQIKFLAPGKYGILVSAPPDQADQWIQTATIEGTRTIDVWVKANEPKRFIEGFGPGFYHVFVGFVNKDKLPWLDPSHPDWIDRSGYTGEIRGVNRFNHFSRPPNLQGFYAGPPVDGCWVGLNDPLTGKGLYAASCAADSSFVISNVPPGTYELVTWDENLDALFGFNTVVVPPGPGGTGDVVDLGNVLSFRWFGTLKGSVFLDVDEDGYRDPGEVGLPGRDVLLRFRNGTIYQLQPSDINGDYEFAEVFPFFKWLVVEVGFATLKATGLTAVVDNGGPVDPVNDPLAAGLDVSGWPAEAVGTLHPQPQFSSGTLSYDPATDTFSGVERINPNTGNNLSRTATGEVLTQAMHLFLNQTNIIDWGKNNYSPGENGGIAGLVIYNVTRPNDDPRFDAQEGWEPGIPYAQVNLYLDDDGDGVIDDINGDGKVQRADVDNYPQGNFPGPEDVDRVPKGVFDWGDAVNITWTDAWDANLPQNCLQNLPEINGQQAKECFDNFGTWNQVRDGVFDGGFAFTSYFPSGPNGQEVSPLPEGKYIVGAPAPPGYVLSKEEDKNVDFGESYTPSPLALPFVCVGKNHTVADYLAFQLDKNGQPYSEIDPANLVSSIYAGQQRPLCNLKQVSLVEGQNTGVEFYFHTRVPKAARNVGFVNNDLAAEFDPSSPIFGEKAAPKWIPISYRDWAGNEVARVYTDEFGSYNALLPSTFSNNLPSPSGFSPNMLTLVLNDPGPIPDPDNPGQMIIDPNYKPEFAVAPWTFQFTPGQVTYTDTPIVPLAGFATLPADAELKADPVRGTPIPASVERNDPATGAKMGPLICAAGDELILKSGIGTGDLSGFGPLPPSTATGTVELVDLTTGTSYPLNVTSWFPQEVKVTVPQAVIDAGISEAHLVITRGDTGLSSQMAVTVHIRDCVANPPIIVAQDGSGDYTKIQDAIDAANAGDLIIVRPGVYNENVILHKEVILQGSGAGSKTGANTTTINAAAVPRNNLDAWHAKVLAITGADPFQVNEAPGIMVLGNATATPFAPGEPHAWIDGFHIIGGISGGGIYIVSDTYDVEISNNKVAGNRGSFGGGITVGTPNTGIDANNDGVDIHHNNVTSNGGVQGGGGINLYKGSDNYLVEKNLVSANFSRYSGGGISHVGYSDGGVIRNNQILFNEVFFGARLLGAGDGGGIYVAGEIVEGEGAGSVTIDGNLIQGNLAGSGNGGGIMVYAFNSTAELGTSSLTLTDNIIVNNVAGMAGAGLYLQDVAHADLVNNTIVNNDSTATAALAFGAGQIHSTPQPAGVVIRDLNAALITAGNDLSGVTLLNNILTGNRSLFNNAGLNNGAGGLSPGSEHAAVMADATLDYPDVWDLQVDGSNANVSGNMLSSLTRTLGVGATTGPTWDYSGGTNIAPATATLPYQFVKPYQNSLSIAIVLDEGGNAITVRFTPLDATAGDYHLLPSSDAVEAGQPVGAYLTASKDVDGNTRPQGAAVDIGADEFVAPDAAAVRVISPNGGDVLAAGSVFPICWEAPASATNFKVKYSLDGGQSWNTISLTASGPCLDWTVPTTILRQRNVLVKVRGEAGVNGPKVGVDFSDAPFTIEVIRLLSPNGGETLLSGGSTTISWQSYDPASFDHIVVAYRKKADLSWQTIAILSGLAGTDPGSVTWDPIISVLKPKNDLRVRVSAYDSNGVLLARDKSDSGVILQAVAP; encoded by the coding sequence ATGAGGAGCAAGACAATGTTGGCTTCAGGAAACGTTCTGAAAGAAGTCTCCTGGCGATGGTTGATTTTCGTGGTTCTGCTGGGCTGTCTGGGCTGGGCCGGACCCTCGCTGGCTTTTACGGTGACGGTGGTTGATGGCAATGGAACAGCCATAACCGGCGGTTTCCGCTGGCTTGTTGAAGCAGACAACACCAATCAGACGCCAGCCGGTGTTTCGACTGCCTTTTCCAGCGGTCTGGACATTCACAAGAGTTACACGCCGGTGGTGGCCCAGGGAGAATCGGCAACCAGTACGGCGGACATCGGTGTACCTGATGGACGTTACGTGATTTCCGTACGTCCCTTCGATGGCTACACCATGGGCGGAACCCTGGTTGCCAGCGGTCAGACCGACGTCAAGGTGGTGGTTCACCGGTTGCCGATTCCGACAACGCAGATATCGGTTCTGGTCTTTCAGGATCATGGACCGATAAACAATGCTCCCGACCTCAATGTCGATGAGCCCGGACTGGCCGGGTTCAGCATACAGGTCCACGACATGGCCGGCCTTGTCATGCAGGATGCTTTTGGCAATCCCCTGGGCACCGACTACGATCTGGCCTGTATCGATGCCGGCAACGATCCGTCGGCTTGCGTGACCACGCTCGGCAACGGTGCGTTGCAGACCGACGCCAGCGGTGAGGTTCAGATCAAGTTTCTTGCGCCCGGCAAGTATGGAATTCTTGTCTCGGCTCCGCCTGATCAGGCCGACCAGTGGATACAGACGGCGACCATTGAAGGGACCCGCACCATCGATGTTTGGGTCAAGGCAAATGAGCCGAAGCGGTTTATCGAAGGCTTCGGTCCCGGCTTTTACCATGTTTTTGTCGGTTTCGTGAACAAGGACAAGCTGCCCTGGCTGGATCCGTCTCATCCTGACTGGATCGATCGCAGCGGCTACACCGGAGAGATCCGCGGTGTCAACCGGTTCAACCATTTTTCCCGGCCGCCGAATCTGCAGGGTTTCTATGCCGGCCCTCCGGTAGATGGCTGCTGGGTGGGTCTGAACGATCCCCTGACCGGAAAAGGCCTTTATGCCGCGTCGTGCGCTGCTGACAGTTCCTTTGTCATCAGCAATGTACCGCCGGGAACCTACGAACTGGTGACCTGGGATGAAAACCTTGACGCCCTGTTCGGTTTCAATACCGTTGTCGTCCCTCCCGGTCCCGGTGGTACCGGCGATGTGGTCGATCTTGGCAACGTCCTTTCTTTCCGCTGGTTCGGGACCCTCAAGGGCAGCGTCTTTCTCGATGTCGACGAAGATGGTTACCGGGATCCCGGTGAAGTCGGCCTGCCCGGTCGCGATGTTCTGCTCCGCTTCCGCAACGGCACCATCTACCAGCTGCAGCCTTCCGACATCAACGGCGACTACGAATTTGCCGAGGTTTTTCCCTTCTTCAAATGGCTGGTGGTAGAAGTTGGATTCGCCACTCTCAAGGCAACCGGCCTGACCGCGGTGGTCGACAATGGTGGTCCGGTCGATCCGGTGAACGATCCGCTGGCCGCGGGGCTCGATGTTTCCGGCTGGCCTGCTGAAGCTGTCGGAACGCTGCATCCGCAACCGCAGTTTAGTAGCGGAACCCTCAGTTACGATCCGGCCACCGATACCTTCTCGGGAGTGGAGAGAATCAATCCCAACACCGGCAACAACCTGTCCCGTACGGCCACGGGTGAAGTCCTGACCCAGGCCATGCATCTTTTCCTCAACCAGACCAACATCATCGACTGGGGCAAGAACAATTACAGTCCGGGAGAGAATGGCGGAATTGCCGGCCTGGTTATCTACAATGTCACCCGCCCCAACGACGATCCCCGTTTCGATGCCCAGGAAGGCTGGGAGCCGGGGATCCCCTATGCCCAGGTCAATCTCTATCTCGACGACGATGGTGATGGTGTCATCGACGACATCAACGGTGACGGAAAAGTCCAGCGTGCCGATGTCGACAATTACCCCCAAGGGAATTTTCCTGGCCCCGAGGATGTCGACCGGGTACCGAAGGGTGTTTTCGACTGGGGGGATGCGGTCAACATTACTTGGACCGATGCCTGGGACGCGAATCTGCCGCAAAACTGTCTGCAGAACCTGCCGGAGATCAATGGCCAGCAGGCCAAGGAGTGTTTCGACAATTTTGGCACCTGGAACCAGGTACGGGATGGTGTCTTTGACGGTGGTTTTGCCTTCACATCCTATTTCCCTTCCGGTCCGAACGGTCAGGAAGTGTCCCCGTTGCCAGAGGGGAAGTATATCGTCGGGGCGCCGGCTCCGCCCGGTTACGTCCTCTCCAAGGAAGAGGACAAAAATGTCGACTTTGGCGAAAGCTACACGCCTAGCCCTTTGGCATTGCCCTTCGTCTGCGTTGGCAAGAATCACACCGTGGCCGATTATCTTGCCTTCCAGCTGGACAAGAACGGCCAGCCCTATTCGGAAATTGACCCGGCCAATCTGGTTTCGTCCATCTATGCCGGCCAGCAGCGTCCCCTGTGCAATCTGAAACAGGTCTCCCTGGTTGAGGGCCAGAATACAGGAGTCGAGTTCTACTTCCACACTCGGGTACCCAAGGCAGCCCGTAATGTCGGATTCGTCAATAACGACCTGGCGGCGGAGTTCGATCCTTCCAGCCCCATTTTCGGCGAGAAGGCCGCCCCCAAGTGGATTCCCATCTCCTATCGCGACTGGGCCGGGAATGAGGTAGCCCGGGTCTACACGGACGAGTTTGGATCCTACAATGCCCTGTTGCCGTCCACTTTCAGCAACAATCTGCCAAGCCCTTCCGGGTTTTCGCCCAACATGCTGACCCTGGTGTTGAATGATCCGGGTCCCATTCCCGATCCTGACAACCCCGGCCAGATGATCATCGATCCGAACTACAAGCCCGAATTTGCCGTGGCGCCCTGGACCTTCCAGTTTACTCCCGGACAGGTGACCTATACCGACACGCCCATCGTGCCCCTGGCCGGCTTCGCTACCCTGCCGGCTGATGCCGAACTGAAGGCAGACCCGGTCCGGGGGACGCCGATTCCGGCTTCAGTTGAGCGCAACGACCCGGCCACCGGTGCCAAGATGGGTCCGTTGATCTGTGCCGCCGGAGACGAACTGATACTCAAGTCTGGCATTGGAACTGGTGACCTGTCAGGTTTCGGCCCATTGCCACCATCGACCGCGACCGGTACCGTCGAGCTGGTTGACCTGACTACGGGAACCAGCTATCCACTGAATGTTACCTCCTGGTTTCCTCAGGAGGTCAAGGTAACGGTGCCGCAGGCGGTGATCGATGCCGGTATCAGTGAGGCTCACCTGGTGATTACCCGGGGAGATACCGGGCTCAGCTCACAGATGGCGGTCACCGTACATATCCGCGATTGCGTTGCCAATCCCCCCATTATTGTCGCCCAGGACGGCAGTGGTGACTACACCAAGATCCAGGATGCCATCGATGCTGCCAATGCCGGAGACCTGATTATCGTTCGTCCCGGTGTCTATAACGAAAACGTCATTCTGCACAAGGAAGTGATTCTGCAGGGTTCCGGAGCCGGATCCAAGACTGGCGCCAATACCACGACCATCAACGCCGCCGCGGTCCCGCGGAACAATCTCGACGCATGGCACGCCAAAGTGCTGGCGATCACCGGTGCCGATCCTTTCCAGGTCAACGAGGCCCCGGGAATCATGGTGCTCGGCAATGCTACAGCCACCCCCTTTGCCCCGGGTGAACCGCACGCTTGGATCGACGGTTTTCACATCATCGGCGGTATCTCCGGAGGTGGTATCTACATCGTCAGCGACACCTACGATGTCGAGATCAGCAACAACAAGGTCGCCGGCAACCGGGGCTCCTTCGGTGGCGGTATCACGGTCGGTACTCCTAACACCGGAATCGATGCCAACAACGACGGTGTGGATATCCACCACAACAACGTCACCAGCAATGGAGGAGTCCAGGGTGGCGGAGGCATCAATCTCTACAAGGGGAGTGACAACTACCTGGTGGAGAAAAACCTGGTCAGCGCCAACTTCTCCCGTTACAGCGGTGGTGGCATCAGTCATGTCGGCTACAGCGATGGCGGTGTCATTCGCAACAACCAGATCCTGTTCAACGAGGTTTTCTTCGGTGCCCGGCTGCTGGGAGCCGGCGACGGTGGCGGCATCTATGTCGCTGGTGAGATCGTCGAAGGCGAGGGGGCCGGTAGCGTGACGATCGATGGCAACCTGATCCAGGGCAACCTTGCCGGTTCCGGTAACGGCGGCGGGATCATGGTCTACGCTTTCAACTCCACCGCCGAACTGGGCACCAGCAGTCTGACGCTGACTGACAATATAATTGTCAACAACGTCGCCGGTATGGCGGGTGCTGGTCTCTACCTGCAGGATGTCGCTCATGCCGACCTGGTGAACAACACCATTGTCAACAATGACTCGACGGCGACGGCCGCCTTGGCCTTCGGTGCCGGGCAGATCCATTCGACTCCCCAGCCTGCCGGTGTCGTGATCCGTGATCTCAATGCCGCACTCATCACCGCGGGCAATGACCTGAGTGGTGTAACCTTGCTGAACAACATCCTTACCGGCAACCGCTCCCTCTTCAACAATGCCGGGCTGAACAACGGTGCCGGCGGTTTGTCGCCGGGAAGTGAACATGCGGCGGTCATGGCCGATGCCACACTCGACTACCCCGATGTCTGGGACCTGCAGGTCGACGGCAGCAATGCCAATGTCAGTGGCAACATGCTCAGCAGCTTGACCCGGACACTGGGTGTTGGTGCCACCACCGGGCCGACCTGGGATTACAGCGGCGGCACCAATATCGCACCGGCGACGGCGACGCTGCCCTACCAGTTCGTCAAGCCGTACCAGAACAGCCTGAGTATCGCTATTGTGCTCGATGAAGGCGGTAACGCCATCACCGTGCGCTTTACGCCGCTTGACGCAACTGCCGGCGACTACCACCTGTTGCCGAGCAGTGACGCCGTCGAAGCCGGTCAGCCCGTTGGGGCCTACTTGACCGCTTCCAAGGACGTTGATGGCAACACCCGTCCACAGGGGGCGGCGGTCGACATCGGGGCCGACGAGTTCGTTGCCCCGGATGCTGCGGCGGTGCGGGTGATCAGTCCCAACGGCGGTGATGTGCTGGCCGCGGGTTCGGTCTTCCCCATCTGCTGGGAAGCCCCGGCCTCAGCCACCAACTTCAAGGTTAAATATTCCCTTGACGGCGGCCAGAGCTGGAACACCATCAGCCTGACCGCGAGCGGGCCTTGTCTTGATTGGACGGTGCCGACCACCATTCTCAGACAGAGGAATGTGCTGGTGAAGGTACGTGGCGAAGCGGGGGTCAACGGACCGAAGGTGGGTGTCGACTTTTCCGATGCTCCCTTTACCATCGAGGTGATCAGGTTGCTCTCACCCAACGGGGGTGAAACCCTGCTGTCGGGAGGCAGCACCACCATCAGCTGGCAGTCGTATGATCCTGCCAGTTTCGATCATATTGTTGTTGCCTACCGTAAGAAAGCAGACCTGTCGTGGCAGACGATAGCCATCCTGAGTGGCCTTGCCGGTACCGATCCGGGCAGTGTGACCTGGGATCCGATTATCTCAGTGCTGAAGCCCAAGAACGATCTGCGGGTGCGTGTCAGTGCCTACGACAGCAACGGCGTCCTGCTCGCCCGCGACAAGAGCGATAGCGGCGTCATTCTGCAGGCGGTGGCCCCATGA